One region of Bacterioplanoides sp. SCSIO 12839 genomic DNA includes:
- the purN gene encoding phosphoribosylglycinamide formyltransferase produces the protein MSPAQTNNALPSEQQEKPRIVILISGSGSNMVAIADAVAKGDIDAEVAAVISNKPEAAGIQKAKDRDIETQIVNHKDFANREDFDMALMQQIDEYQPDLVVLAGFMRILTPAFVINYHGRMLNIHPSLLPKYQGLDTHQRALDAGDEQHGVTVHFVTEELDGGPNVIQAIVPIYDGDDATSLQQRVHTQEHIIYPIAVKWFVSGRLSMKGNSALFDNTELPASGLPLTNQ, from the coding sequence ATGAGCCCCGCTCAAACCAACAACGCTTTACCCAGCGAGCAACAGGAAAAACCTCGCATTGTTATTCTGATCTCTGGCAGTGGCTCCAATATGGTGGCCATTGCGGATGCCGTTGCAAAAGGTGATATCGATGCGGAGGTTGCTGCAGTGATATCGAATAAGCCTGAAGCTGCCGGGATTCAGAAAGCGAAAGACCGCGACATAGAGACTCAGATCGTCAACCATAAAGACTTTGCCAACCGTGAAGACTTCGATATGGCCCTGATGCAACAAATAGACGAATACCAGCCTGACCTGGTTGTCTTAGCAGGCTTTATGCGCATCCTGACCCCTGCGTTTGTGATTAACTACCATGGGCGCATGTTAAACATCCACCCATCTTTATTGCCGAAGTATCAAGGGCTCGATACGCATCAGCGTGCTTTGGACGCTGGCGATGAACAACATGGCGTTACCGTACATTTTGTTACGGAAGAACTGGATGGTGGCCCTAATGTCATTCAGGCAATTGTGCCAATTTATGACGGCGATGATGCAACCAGCTTACAGCAGCGGGTTCATACTCAAGAACACATCATTTATCCAATTGCAGTGAAATGGTTTGTCAGTGGTCGCTTATCCATGAAAGGCAATAGCGCGTTATTTGATAATACAGAGCTGCCCGCCTCCGGCCTGCCGCTTACCAATCAATAA
- the purM gene encoding phosphoribosylformylglycinamidine cyclo-ligase, protein MSEQAPDQNKQTLSYKDAGVDIDAGNALVDRIKGVAKRTRRPEVMAGLGGFGALFELPQGYKQPVLVSGTDGVGTKLRLAMDLNKHDSIGIDLVAMCVNDLVVAGAEPLFFLDYYATGKLNVDVAAAVVEGIGEGCSQAGASLVGGETAEMPGMYEGEDYDLAGFCVGIAEKDELIDGSKVQAGDKLIALASSGPHSNGYSLIRKIIEVSGADLSAELDGQPLTDALMAPTKIYVKSTLKLISTSEVHALSHITGGGFQENIPRVLPENCKAVIDSNSWQWPAVFNWLQENGNVETSEMYRTFNCGVGMIIALPEDKADAAVALLNAEGEHAWIIGDIQPQQEGEEQVQFTGKHQL, encoded by the coding sequence ATGAGCGAACAAGCACCTGATCAAAACAAACAAACCCTGAGCTATAAAGATGCTGGCGTTGATATCGACGCAGGCAACGCACTGGTTGACCGCATCAAAGGTGTTGCTAAACGTACTCGCCGTCCGGAAGTGATGGCTGGTCTGGGTGGCTTTGGTGCGTTATTTGAACTGCCTCAGGGCTATAAACAACCGGTACTGGTTTCAGGCACGGATGGTGTTGGCACGAAATTACGCCTGGCAATGGACCTGAACAAACATGACAGCATTGGCATCGACCTGGTAGCGATGTGTGTTAATGACCTGGTAGTTGCTGGCGCAGAGCCGCTGTTTTTCCTGGATTATTACGCCACCGGCAAACTGAACGTTGATGTTGCCGCAGCGGTTGTTGAAGGTATTGGTGAAGGCTGCTCTCAGGCCGGTGCCTCTCTGGTTGGCGGTGAAACCGCAGAGATGCCAGGAATGTACGAAGGCGAAGACTACGACCTGGCTGGTTTTTGTGTCGGCATTGCAGAAAAAGACGAGCTGATTGATGGCAGCAAGGTCCAGGCTGGCGATAAGCTGATTGCGCTGGCTTCCAGCGGCCCTCATTCCAACGGCTACTCTCTGATCCGTAAAATCATTGAAGTCTCTGGTGCTGATTTATCAGCAGAGCTGGATGGTCAACCATTGACTGATGCACTGATGGCGCCGACTAAAATCTACGTTAAATCGACGTTAAAGCTGATCAGCACTTCCGAAGTGCATGCTCTATCTCACATCACTGGCGGTGGCTTCCAGGAGAACATTCCACGCGTATTGCCGGAAAACTGTAAGGCTGTTATCGATAGCAACAGCTGGCAGTGGCCTGCTGTGTTTAACTGGTTGCAGGAAAACGGCAATGTTGAGACATCTGAAATGTACCGTACCTTCAACTGTGGCGTGGGCATGATCATCGCGCTGCCCGAAGACAAAGCAGACGCAGCTGTTGCGCTGTTAAATGCTGAAGGCGAGCACGCCTGGATTATTGGCGATATTCAGCCACAGCAAGAGGGCGAAGAACAAGTTCAGTTCACGGGTAAGCACCAGTTATGA